Proteins from a genomic interval of Dunckerocampus dactyliophorus isolate RoL2022-P2 chromosome 5, RoL_Ddac_1.1, whole genome shotgun sequence:
- the gabarapl2 gene encoding gamma-aminobutyric acid receptor-associated protein-like 2 isoform X3, with product MKWMFKEDHSLEHRCVEAAKIRNKYPDRVPVIVEKVCGSQIVDIDKRKYLVPSDITVAQFMWIIRKRIQLPSEKAIFLFVDKTVPQSSLTMGQLYDKEKDEDGFLYVAYSGENTFGYKIFCTTKGY from the exons AGCACCGATGTGTGGAGGCAGCAAAGATCCGCAACAAATATCCAGACAGAGTGCCG GTGATCGTGGAGAAAGTGTGTGGCTCCCAGATAGTTGACATTGATAAGAGGAAGTACCTGGTGCCCTCTGACATCACCGTGGCCCAGTTCATGTGGATCATCAGGAAACGCATCCAGTTACCTTCTGAGAAAGCCATTTTCCTCTTTGTTGACAAAACGGTCCCGCAGTCCAG ccTGACTATGGGCCAGCTCTACGACAAGGAGAAGGATGAGGATGGCTTCCTGTACGTGGCCTACAGCGGAGAAAACACATTTGGTTATAAGATTTTTTGTACGACAAAGGGTTATTAA
- the gabarapl2 gene encoding gamma-aminobutyric acid receptor-associated protein-like 2 isoform X4, with protein MGKVIKEHRCVEAAKIRNKYPDRVPVIVEKVCGSQIVDIDKRKYLVPSDITVAQFMWIIRKRIQLPSEKAIFLFVDKTVPQSSLTMGQLYDKEKDEDGFLYVAYSGENTFGYKIFCTTKGY; from the exons AGCACCGATGTGTGGAGGCAGCAAAGATCCGCAACAAATATCCAGACAGAGTGCCG GTGATCGTGGAGAAAGTGTGTGGCTCCCAGATAGTTGACATTGATAAGAGGAAGTACCTGGTGCCCTCTGACATCACCGTGGCCCAGTTCATGTGGATCATCAGGAAACGCATCCAGTTACCTTCTGAGAAAGCCATTTTCCTCTTTGTTGACAAAACGGTCCCGCAGTCCAG ccTGACTATGGGCCAGCTCTACGACAAGGAGAAGGATGAGGATGGCTTCCTGTACGTGGCCTACAGCGGAGAAAACACATTTGGTTATAAGATTTTTTGTACGACAAAGGGTTATTAA
- the gabarapl2 gene encoding gamma-aminobutyric acid receptor-associated protein-like 2 isoform X1 — translation MKWMFKEDHSLEHRCVEAAKIRNKYPDRVPVSLRLTVCGDKVIVEKVCGSQIVDIDKRKYLVPSDITVAQFMWIIRKRIQLPSEKAIFLFVDKTVPQSSLTMGQLYDKEKDEDGFLYVAYSGENTFGYKIFCTTKGY, via the exons AGCACCGATGTGTGGAGGCAGCAAAGATCCGCAACAAATATCCAGACAGAGTGCCGGTGAGTTTGCGACTGACAGTCTGCGGCGACAAA GTGATCGTGGAGAAAGTGTGTGGCTCCCAGATAGTTGACATTGATAAGAGGAAGTACCTGGTGCCCTCTGACATCACCGTGGCCCAGTTCATGTGGATCATCAGGAAACGCATCCAGTTACCTTCTGAGAAAGCCATTTTCCTCTTTGTTGACAAAACGGTCCCGCAGTCCAG ccTGACTATGGGCCAGCTCTACGACAAGGAGAAGGATGAGGATGGCTTCCTGTACGTGGCCTACAGCGGAGAAAACACATTTGGTTATAAGATTTTTTGTACGACAAAGGGTTATTAA
- the gabarapl2 gene encoding gamma-aminobutyric acid receptor-associated protein-like 2 isoform X2, producing the protein MGKVIKEHRCVEAAKIRNKYPDRVPVSLRLTVCGDKVIVEKVCGSQIVDIDKRKYLVPSDITVAQFMWIIRKRIQLPSEKAIFLFVDKTVPQSSLTMGQLYDKEKDEDGFLYVAYSGENTFGYKIFCTTKGY; encoded by the exons AGCACCGATGTGTGGAGGCAGCAAAGATCCGCAACAAATATCCAGACAGAGTGCCGGTGAGTTTGCGACTGACAGTCTGCGGCGACAAA GTGATCGTGGAGAAAGTGTGTGGCTCCCAGATAGTTGACATTGATAAGAGGAAGTACCTGGTGCCCTCTGACATCACCGTGGCCCAGTTCATGTGGATCATCAGGAAACGCATCCAGTTACCTTCTGAGAAAGCCATTTTCCTCTTTGTTGACAAAACGGTCCCGCAGTCCAG ccTGACTATGGGCCAGCTCTACGACAAGGAGAAGGATGAGGATGGCTTCCTGTACGTGGCCTACAGCGGAGAAAACACATTTGGTTATAAGATTTTTTGTACGACAAAGGGTTATTAA